The genomic window CAACCACGATCCGCGATCGAAGCAGAACAAGGACATCCTCACCGCACTCGAGCTGTTCCGTGGCCTGCTCAACGCGGGCCTGGTGGTCCGCCGCGAGGAGGGCACGGACCTCTACGGGCGCACGTACCACCTGACGCAGGAGCTGCCGCGCGACTTCGCGCTCAACCAGCCGCTGGGCCCCTTGGCCCTGGCGGCGCTGACGCTGCTGGACCCGGAGTCGGAGACGTTCACCCTGGACGTCATCTCGGTGTTCGAGGCGATCCTGGATGACCCGCGCCCGATTCTGCGGGCGCAGGAGTCGCAGGCCCGCGGCGAGGAGATCGGCCGCCTCAAGGCGGAGGGCGTGGACTACACCGAGCGTATGGCGCTGATCGAGGACGTGACCTACCCGAAGCCGCTGGAGGAGATGCTCGAGGACGCCTACGAGACCTTCGCCAAGGGCAACCCGTGGGTCAAGGAGTTCGACATCTCGCCGAAGTCGGTCGTGCGCGACATGATCGAGCACGCGATGACGTTCTCCGATCTGGTGGCCACCTATTCGCTGGCGCGGTCAGAGGGCGTGGTCCTGCGGTATCTCACGGACGCGTGGCGCACGCTGAAGCACTCGGTGCCCACCGAGTACGTCACCGAGCAGCTCGAGGACGTCGTGGAGTGGCTGGGCGAGCTGATCCGGCAGGTGGACTCCTCGCTCATCGACGAGTGGGCGCAGATGTCGGACGAGGACACCCCCATTTCCAAGGAGGACCTGGAGCGCGAGCTGGCCTTCGGCGTCGAGGACCCGACGGCGGTGACGGCGAACCGCCGCGCCTTCACCGTCATGGTGCGCAACCACTTCTACCGCTTGGTGGAGCTGTTCGCCTTCGAACGCGAAGAGCAGCTGGACGCGATGACCGAGTACCTGGAGGACGCCCCCGACTGGCCGTCGTTGCTCGACGATTACTTCGACGAATACGACGATCTGGACACCGGCCAGGCCAGCCGCGGTAAGGAATATTTCCTGCTGCAGGATAAGGGGCGGCAGTGGCAGGTGCGCCAGATCCTCAAGGACCCGGAGGGCGACAACTCCTTCTCGTTCGTGGGCACAGTCGACTTGGACGCCTCCGACGAGGCCGGCGAGGTGCGCCTGTCGGAGCTGCGGGTGACGCAGAACTAGGCTCCCGGCCCTCTCCTGCTCGTTCTTCACCGCCCCGTCAACGCAACGGTGTGCGCTGACGGGGTGTCCTGTCTGGTAGAAATCGCAGCATGACCACTCACGATCCTGTCGATATCGTCGCCGTCACCGAACAGTTCCCGCTGATCAAGGATCTGCAGAGCTTGAAGGAGCTGTCCTGGTTCAATCCGGCGGCCACCGCGACCCCGGCCGCAGAAGGCCTCGCAGCCGTCGGCCTGGACGAGGCAGACGTCCGCGACGCCGCCGACCGTCTCCAGCGCTTCGCCCCGTACCTGGCCGAGGTCTTCCCCGACGCCGCGAAGACCTACGGGATCATTGAATCTCCCCTGGTAGGCCTACCGAACCTGCAGTCCGCCCTGAACCAGCCCGGCCAGCTGTGGGCGAAGCTGGATTCGCACCTGCCGATCTCCGGGTCGATCAAGGCCCGCGGCGGCATCTACGAGGTGCTCGCCCACGCCGAGAAAATCGCCCTCGACGCCGGCTTGATCACCCTCGACAGCGACTACCGCGCGCTGAACTCCCCCGCGGCGCGTGAGCTGTTCTCACAGCACAAGATCGCCGTCGGCTCCACCGGCAACCTGGGCCTGTCCATCGGGATCATGAGCGCCACCCTGGGCTTCCAGGCGTCGGTGCACATGTCCGCCGACGCCCGGCAGTGGAAGAAGGATCGGCTGCGCAGCCATGGCGTCAACGTCGTCGAATACGAATCTGACTACTCCGTCGCCGTCGCTCAGGGGCGGGCGGAAGCGGACGGCGATCCGATGACCCACTTCGTCGACGACGAAAACTCGGTGACGCTGTTTTTGGGCTACGCCGTCGCCGGACTACGTTTCGCGGGCCAACTCATGGCCCACGACATTCGCCCCACCGTCGAGCGGCCCCTGTTCGTCTATCTGCCGTGCGGGGTCGGCGGCGGACCTGGCGGGGTGGCCTTCGGCCTGAAGGCCGTCCTCGGCGACGCGGTGCGGTGCGTCTTCGTCGAGCCGACCCATTCCCCGGCCATGCTCCTCGGCGTGCACACCGGTCTGCACGATCAGGTCAGCGTCCAAGGCTTCGGCATCGACAATGTCACCGCCGCCGACGGTCTGGCCGTGGGGCGGCCGTCTAGGTTTGTGGGTAGGCGGATGGAGAAACTTCTCGACGGCTTCCTCACCGTCGACGACGACAACCTCTACCGCTTGATCAGCCTCCTCGACGAGACGGAGGGCATCCGCATCGAGCCTTCCGCCGCCGCCGGACTGGTCGGCCCAGCGCGCCTGGCTGAGGACGAGGGGTATCTGGGGTGGTTGGGGCTTGCTCCCGGCGCGCTGGCGGAGTGTGTGCATATGGCGTGGGTGACGGGCGGGTCGATGGTGCCGGAGGAGGAGATGGCGGGGTACCTGGCGCAGGGTGTGGCGCTGCGTTAGCTATTCGGGGAGTTCGCTGGTGTTGTGGTGGCGCCGTGCCTGTTCCATGGCGTGGGTGAAGCCGAGGCCCGGGTCATCAAGCAGGGCGAGGGTGACCTGGGCGTGCGTCTGTGCCTCTTCGTTCAGGTGGGCGCGTTCGAGCAGTGGGCGTGCGCTCTCCCCCAGTTCCGTTAAGGCGCGGCTGAGGCTGCGTCGGGTTTCTTCATCGCGGGCGCCGAGTTCTATGACGAGTTCTTCTGCCAGGGCCTGTTCTTTCCCTTCCGGGACGAGGCCGGTGGCTGCACGCCAGGCGGTGCGGGCGACGTCGTTATCCGCATCGTGCAGGAGGTCTGTGCTTATCGACGCATAGGCCGCGTGGTCCCCGATCTTCGACAGGGTGTGCAGCGTCTGGCTGCGTGCTTGAGGGTTGTCGGAACACAACTGTGGCAGCAGCGCCGTGAGCGTATCTTCCTTGTGGTGACGGATGAGTGCCCAGGTGAGCATGTCGCGGACGAAGAAGTCGGGCTCTGTTCCGAGCTTGTCGACGAGCGGGCCGATATGGGCGCTGTCAGGTGCGGTGCCGGCTACCATGGCGGCGCGCAGCCGGATGGAGGCGTTGGGCGCGGACAGCGCACGGATGAGAGTAGTCATGCGGGTTTCTCTTTCTGAACCTCTTATTCAACACCGAATGTCACGGGTAACGTTTCATTCTCGTATTCCTGCGTGGGCCGCTTTTCCTATATCAGCGTTGCGCGATCTAAGACGATCGTCCCCGCACTGAGGAAGGCTTTTATGGAGCTGATCTCTACCCCCAGCAGCGACTAAGCAGAACGTCGTAATGAAAACTCAGTGCGCCGCGACGATGTCCCCTTTATACGGCCTTGGCAGCTTTGCTGGCTTGGCTAGCACCCCGGAACAAAAACACCAGCAGCCAAGCAATTCCGACCATCGCAAACGATGGCGACCGCATCAAAAGAAACGAAAAGGGAAATCACACCCGTCACGATGGTGCCTGCGGCACTGACGAACAAGGTCGCGGAGGCAGCTTTGTGCCCAGCCCTCCACTTCTCTTCTGAGGCCATGAGCTCAGGGGTTCTGATGCCTATCCATGAGTTAGGTTGAAGCGAGCCGTTTCGTGCTGCGTAGGCCATCCATGCGATAAAGACGCCTGCCAAGATCAAAGTGCCGCCCGAAATGAGATGGTACGGGTCCATGCATCGCTCCTTCTTAAGGATCAGTTTTGCTCCATAATGCCCCCACGGTGAGGTGTTTCAGTGAGAGGAACGCCGCTATAACGATGGAAGGGTGGATACGGGTATTAATCAGGTGTCCCGTCTTCATAACTACGGCCGGTGAACCGCCCCGCCCAGCGTGAATTCTACCTACCGTCCACTTCCTTCTAGAAATGTCACTTGGATTCCTTCTGCGAGACTTCGCAATGTAGCTTCCTCGCTGAACAGGGCACACAGTCTTTCCGCGATCACCCGGGTGGACGCAGCACTGCAGCGATCAGATGTTGGGTGGATAACCCAGAAAACCGGGGTTAGTCTTGCCAACCGGCGTAGTAGGCGACGGCGACGCCCACGGGTTGCGGGGCGGGAAAGTCTTCGCCTTGGCCCATCTCCCCCATGAGCACGGCCCACTTGTCATCGCTGTCGTCGACGACGGGTTCTCCCGGCAGGGCGAGGATGACTTCGTCGCTGCCGCCGCCGCAGCTGTAGGCGCCCACGTAGTCGTCGGCGCGCCAGCCCCAGGCACCGCCTTGGCGGGCGGTGCACTGGCGGGCGTCGTCAAGTTCTAGTCCCCAGGGCATGGGGTCGTCGATGACGGGGGTGTGGGTGATCTCGCCGGCGAAGTAATAGGCGCGGAACTCCGGGGTGAAAGGGTTGAACGGGCAGTAAAAGACGCCGCTGTCGGGGTTGTGGAAGCAGGCGTTGGCAGACATTGCACTGGGGCCGCAGCGGTAGATGCCGTCGTCGAGCGCCACCGGTGAGGGGTAGCAGTCGCCCTGCATCATCTCGGTGGTGTTGGTGACGGTCCAGCCGTCGCGGGGCAGCCAGTCGTCGGTGACCGGGGAGATGCGGCGGACCTCGGTGGCGTCGTCTCGCGTTTCCCCCTGGGTTGTGGAGGTGGTCGCGGCGGGCGGGGTGCTCTCCCCTGGTTCGGTGGGGTCGGCGGCGGTGGTGTCGGTGACGACGACGGTCTCTTCGGCGACGTGTGTCTCGGTGAGGTCGTCCGCCTGGGTGACGTCTGAGTTGCCCGAGGTCTGCAAGGCGATGATGGCGATGACGAGCCCGACGATCAAGACCGCCAGCACGGCGGCGATCGACCACAGCAGGCCGGTGCGATTGCGTGCTGACGCGGGCGGGGAGGTTCTCGACTGGTCCGGGCTCATGGTGTCAAGATTAGCCGTGCGCAGGGCCCATAGCCTGAACTTTCGACGATCTTCGGTGACTACGGGGGTTGGTACGTTCTTTAGTTCGACCATTCGAACAAGCGTGTCAGGGATACGCGCTACAGTCAGTCCGGAGAACTTTCACCGAGCGAAGGGACGATAGGCATGGTAATGGGGCCCACCCACGCAATGAGCGGGGCCGCCGTCGGCTTAGTGGTGGCACAGGCATTGCCCGCCGAGTGGGGCGGAGTCACCACCATCCCGGACGCGTTGATGTACGCCGGCATCGCCGCGGGCGCCGCCCTCCTACCGGATCTGGATTCCCCGCAGGCGACGGTCTCGCGGTCCTTCGGCCCGTTGTCGAAGGGCCTGTCGCACATGGTGGAAAATTCATGCCAGACCTTCGTCAACCTCACCCGAGGATCGAAGGACTCGTATTGCCGCAACGGGCATCGCACCGCGACCCACACCCTCTGGTTCGCGCTGCTGACCGGCGCCGCGGCCGCGTTTTTGATGTCCTCGTCCTTCGAGAGGGGCGCGGCCGTGGGACTGCTGTTCTTCTTCCTGGGCCTGGCGATACGCGGACTGTTGCCCGAATGGTCGAAAAAAGCGGACTGGCTGGTGGTCACCGGCGTGTCCGCACTGGTGGCGTGGGCGGCCTGGGAGTGGGCCCCGAACTCCGGCTCCGGCCTCGTCATGGGCTCAGCCGTGACGGTCGGCGTGCTCACCCACCTGGCGGGAGACTTCATCACCAAACGCGGCATCCCGCTGCTCGCCCCACTGCCGCTGGGTCGACAGCGGTGGCGCAACCTGGGTGTACCCAGGCCGCTGCGGATCGCGGCCGCCGGCCCGATGGACAAGGTGCTGCTCTCTGCGTTCACGATCGTGACCCTGGTGCAGCTCTACGTCGTGGTCACCGGCACGACCATCGCACTGGACAGCCCCGTGCTGGCTAGCTTCGCCCCCTGAGCTCCCACCGCTTCCCCATGACAAGAGCCGCGCCCATCTGCAGGGTGCGGCTTTGTCGCTTTCCGGCCCCCGCCGCCGAGGTCCGGGGCCATGCTTAGTCGACGGCCTCCAGCGGCAGCGAGTGATCCGCCGCCCACTCGGTCATCGAGCCGTCATAAACGGCGACGTCGTCCCGGCCCAAGCGTGCCAACTGGAAGGCCTCCAGGGTGGCGGCGATGCCTCCGCCACAGTATGTGATCGGCGTTTTTCCCTCGTCCAGAGCGCCCACCGCCTCGTACTGCCCGCGCACCTGCTCCGGCGGGGCAGCTTTGCCCTCATCGGTGAGCAGATCGTGGAACGGAACGTTGACAGAGGACGGGATATGCCCGGCGCGCTCATACGTCTTGCGCTCACCGGTGTAGGTGGGCAGGTCAAGGGAATTGATCAGCAGGACGTCGTCGTTGACGATGGAGTCTTTGACCAGGTCAACGTCTGCGAGGAGTGCGTCGCGGCGGTGCGGGGTGAAGGTGGCCGGTTCGTTGGCCTCGACGTCGGCGGCCAGCGGAAGGCCGGCGGCTTTCCAGGCGGGCAGCCCGCCGTCGAGGATGGAGATGCGGTCGTGTCCTTCCAGCCGCAGATTCCACCACAGGCGGGTGGCCCACATCATCTGGCCTTGGTCGTAAATGAGCACATGGGAGTCATTGGTGACGCCGAGGGCACCGATGCGTTCGGCGAAGGTCGCGGAGTCGAGCACGGTGAAGGCGTGTTCGGAGTCCTGATCAGCCAGGTCCAAGTGCAGGTCGGCGTGGACGGCGCCAGGGATGTGCTCGGCTTCGTAGGCGGTGCGACCGGAGTTGACGGTGTAATAACCGTCACCTTCCGGCTGATCCAGGAAGGTGGTGGCGTCCAGGACAACGACGTCGTCGTGGCCGAGGTGGTCGCGGAAGGTGGCGGCGTCGAGGAGCAGCGGATGTTCGAATTGTGCGTCGGTCATGTTTCCCACCGTAGGAACGACGCCTGTGAGAAGCCGGGTTTAGATTCGGGCCTACTGGCAGACGTCGTGTCATGCGGCGCTGACAATCATCGACGTCATCCGTTCTTGTCGGTGCGCGCCCCCCGCAGACTCCCGTCGAGCTGGCGCAGGGCGCTGCGCACCGTGGCCACGAGCACTCCGGTGGTCACCACGGGCGCGGCGACGATCCCAGCCGCCGGCCACAACCGGGAGGATTGTGGGTCATCGGCGCGCCGGGTGGCGGCGGTGATCAGCAACAGCGACATGGCCTGCATGCTGAGGGCCTGGGCGGCGGCGGTGGCGTCGACCTCCACCCCCTCGCTCCCCTGACGCGCGGAGAACTCCGCCCACGCCCCAGCGCCAGCGGAAATGAGCACGGGCGCGGCCATGGCGGCGGGCCCGCTCGACCAGCGGGTGGGCTTGAAGGTGATCCCCCAGTTGGATGGCAGTCGTTTGTGGGTCAGCGCGGCGCGCACCCCGGCGGCCGCCACCACTGCTCCGCCAACGATCGGCGCGACGCGTAGGGCGCCGGCGACCCCGGGCGGGATGTGCTCGGCGAGATCGGGCAGCGAGTCGTCGGGGCGGATGAGGCCGAGCTTCACGGCGACGGCGCCGACGTTGAGGTTCCAGCCGGCGCCGAAGGTTCGAGGCACGAACAGGTCGGGGTTTTCCGGTTCGAAGCCGCGCAGATGGGCGCGGGCGTCGGCCAGCCCGGGCAGGGAAACGGGGACGCCGAAGATGCGCCGGATGCCGTCGTCGTGGGTGCCGGAGTCGTCAGGTCGGGTGTTCATTGGGGATCAGTGTCCTTCCAGGATGTCGGTGACGGCCTGCGACAGGGTGTGCCAGTCATCGCGCAAGCCGGCCAGGCGGGTTCTGCCCACGTCGGTGAGGCTGTAGATCTTGCGGGGCGGGCCGACCGGGGATTCCTCCCAGTGGGTGGCCAGCACGCCGCTGGTGCGCAGGCGGGACAGCAGCGGGTACAGCGTGCCGGTGGACAGTTCCATCCCGTCGGCGCGGGCCAGGGTGTCGCGCAGCGCGCCGCCGTAGGAGGGATGACGGTCCAAGACCGCGAGCACCATCAGTTCGAGCACGCCTTTGCGCATCTGAGATTCGGCCATCGTCAACCTCCCTTTCTTTACCAGCTACTATGTATTACATAGTAGCTGGTGCGCACTTTCAGGTAAAGCCCCTGCCACCCTCCATCTCGGCAACACTTGTCGCGGAATGGATTTCCTGCTCCACTAGGGACTACGGTGTAGGGAACCTATCGGCCCAGGGGCCGATCATTGCGGACCATCCCCGCCAGTGCCGGAATCCAGGCCACACACCTGCAACAATAGGCAAACCATGAATTCATATCAGGGCGAATGTATGGAATGCCTATCGACTGGTATATAGTTTAAACGTATGAGCACTAAGGAATACCGGCCCACGCTCGCGCAGATGCGGACGTTTGTGACCATCGCCGAGAACAAGCACTTCGGCACCGCAGCCAACAAGCTGTCCATTTCCCAGCCCTCCCTCTCCCAGGCCCTCGTCGCCCTAGAGAACGGGCTCGGCGTCCAACTGATCGAGCGCTCCACCCGCAAAGTCATCGTCACCCCCGTCGGTGAGGAGCTGCTGCCCTACGCCAAGGCCACCCTGGAAGCCGCCGACACTTTCCTCGCCCACTCGCGCGGAGCCAACGGCACCCTTTCCGGCCCCCTGACCTTGGGCCTGATCCCCACCGTCGCCCCCTACCTGCTGACCGGCGTCCTCACCGGCTTCAAGGACAACTACCCGGAGCTGGAACCGCGCATCGTCGAGGAGCAGACCAAGCACCTGCTGCAGCAGCTGCGCGACGGCCAAATCGACGCCGGCGTCATCGCGCTCCCCTCCGAGGCCTCCGGCCTGATCGAAGTCCCCCTCTACCGCGAGGAATTCGTCGTCGTCCTCCCCGAAGGCCACCCCCTCGGCGGACGCGACGACCTCACCCTCGAGGAACTCCACCAAATCGACCTGCTGCTGCTCGACGACGGGCACTGCCTGCGCGACCAGGTCCTCGACCTGTGCCGCCGCGCCTCGGTCAACCCCTCGGAGGCGGCCAACACCGTCACCCGCGCCGCGTCGCTGACCACCGTCATCCAGCTCGTGGTCGCCGGCCTCGGCGGCACGCTGGTGCCGATCTCCGCCCTCGAGGCGGAATGCTCCCGCCCAGGGCTGTCGGTGTCCTACTTCGCCGAGGGCGTCAATGCCCAACGCGAAGTCGGCATGGTGTTCCGCTCCTCGTCCTCACGCGCCGAGGAATTCAAGAAGCTCGGCGCCATCATCGCGGAATCCTTCACCGCGTCCCTGCCGGAGGCCACCCGCCAGCGCGCCACCCTCGCCCCGGACTACGCCGCCTAACTTCCCGGCGCGCCCGCATCCCCACCGCCCGCGCCCCCAACGACGACGTACGCCCCGCCCGAGCACCGTCCCGGAATGCTTCCGGTCGTGTGCCTGGGCGGGGCGTCTGTGCTTCCGACTCTTCCCGCTGGCTGCTCTTAGACCTGCGCGGGTACCTGCCCGCCGGCGGCCTGGCGGTACATGTGCGCGGTGACCAGGATGAGTATCGGGGTCAGCAGGAGGGAGCCCACTCCCAACGTAAACATCGACAGCACACCGCTGACCAGCGCGACCACCACCTGGTAGAGCACCAGGCGGCCGTAGTTACGTCCGGCGGCCTTGACGCCTTCTGCGATGGAGCCGAAGAACTTCTCCCGGCGCTCCACGAGGTAATAAGGCATGAACATGGTGAACGGGGTGATCAGCACGGCCAGCAGCAGCGTGCCCAGTATGCCGCCGAGCAGGGGTAAGACGATGGCCGTGATCGCTTCTTCGTCGGAAACGGGCTGCTGTTCCACCGAGGCAAGCGAGAGCATCATCGGCAGCATGGGCAGCAGCATGACCGCGGACAGCACCACGCCGACCAGCAGCTGCTGCAGGATGACGGGAAAGACGTTGACGTCGCGGAAGAAGTGCCGCCACCCCATCTGCGGGGTGTCGATCTGGTGCAGCGCGCCCCGGATCAGGCACAGCCACACCGCCAGGCTGACAATCGTGACGACCACCGCGAAGATCACCGTGCCCGCCCCGCCGCCGGCGATGGGTTCGCCGGCTTCGATGGCGGCGACCTGGGCCATCACCACGGCGAAGTACACGCCCGCGCCCACTAATGCGAGGGCCAGGAACACGAGGATGACCATGACCCACACCTTCCAGTTGCGGAAGGTGGTCTGGAATCCCCAGCCGACGGCGCGCAGCACGTCGATCTTGCCGGTGCCTTGTTCCGGGGCGCCGGGTCCTGCGCCGTACCCGGACTGACCGTAGGGGTCCTGGTATCCGCCGTACCCGCCGTACCCGGCGTAACCGCCGTAGCCGCCGTAGCCCTGGGGCGCGGCCGGGTCCTGACCGAAGGCGCCGGGCTGGGTGTAACCGCCGGATTCGTCGTAACCGCCGTAGCCGCGCGCGGGATCCTGCGGGTGGCCGCCGCGATCCTCGGGGTGCGGCGTCGGCGGGTAGGACAGATAGTCGGGGTAGCCGTCCGGGTATTCCGGGGGCTGCGGATCGGCTCCGTTACCGTCGCCGGTGTTGTCGCTGTCGGGGCGGTGCCCGTCAGGGTCGTGCGGGTCGTCCGGCCCGCCGTGAGATGGTGTGCTCATGAGGAAACACCCTTTCGCCTAGGTCGCCGCCCAGATTACGGCAGGCCACCGCGCCTCGCTGCACACGGTCTCCGACGGAGGCGGCGTTGACGGTGGCTTCCTCGCTGGTTGGGCGGGTAACATGCCTAGACGACTATGACTACTTCCGATGCAGTGCCCACCCGCGACGACCTGTACGCGGCCCTTGACGGTGTGACGCTCGCCGACGAACGGAATTTCCGCCGGCGGCTGCGTAAAGCGCGTGCCCCCAAGGCGTTGAGCGAGATCGGCGCCGAGATCACCGCCGCCGCGCGGCGGGTGACGCGCGTGGCGGAGGCGATTCCTTCGATCACCTACCCGGAGCAACTGCCGGTCAGTGACCGCCGCGACGACATCGCCGAGGCCATCGACAACAACCAGGTGGTCATCGTCGCAGGTGAGACCGGTTCGGGAAAGACGACGCAGATCCCGAAGATCTGCCTGGACCTGGGCCGGGGCCGGCGCGGGCTGATCGGGCACACGCAGCCCCGCCGGCTGGCGGCGCGCACGGTCGCGGAGCGGATCTCGGAGGAGCTGGGCCAGAAGATCGGCGAGACCGTCGGCTACGCGATCCGTTTCGACGACCGGGTGTCGCCGTCGACGGCCGTGAAGCTGATGACGGACGGCATCCTGCTCGCGGAGATGCAGCGCGACCGCTTCCTCAACGCCTACGACACGATCATCATCGACGAGGCGCACGAGCGCAGCCTGAACATCGACTTTTTGCTGGGCTACCTCAAGCGGCTGCTGCCGAGGCGCCCGGACCTGAAGGTGATCATCACTTCGGCGACGATTGACCCGGAGCGTTTCGCGGAGCACTTCGCCGCCGCCGACGGCTCCCCCGCCCCCATCATCGAGGTCTCCGGACGCACCTACCCCGTGGAGATCCGCTATCGGCCGCTGGAGGCGGAGGTCGACGGCAAACTCATCGACGTCGACCCGCTGGACGGGCTGTGCGACGCCATCGAGGAACTCATGGCCGAGGGCTCGGGCGACATCCTGTGCTTCTTCCCCGGCGAGCGCGACATCCGCGACGCCATGGAGGCCATCGAGGGCCGGCGCTGGCGCGGGGTGGAGGTCACCCCGCTGTTCGGCCGGTTGTCCAACCAGGAACAGCACCGGGTGTTCAGCCCGCATTCGGGTCGGCGCATCGTGCTGGCGACCAATATCGCGGAGACCTCGTTGACGGTGCCGGGCATCCACTACGTGGTGGACACCGGCACGGCACGTATCTCGCGCTACTCGACGCGCACGAAAGTGCAACGCCTCCCGATCGAGCCGATTTCCCAGGCCAGCGCGAACCAGCGCTCGGGCCGTTCCGGGCGTGTGGCCGACGGCGTGGCCATCCGCCTGTACTCGGAAGAAGACTTCGAGTCGCGGCCGGAGTTTACCGACCCGGAAATTCTGCGCACCAACCTGGCCAGCGTGATCCTGCAGATGATTTCGCTGCGGCTCGGCGACATCGAGGAGTTCCCGTTCGTGCAGCCGCCGGAACAACGCGCGGTGCGCGACGGTCTGGCCCTGTTGCACGAACTCGGCGCGATCGAACCGAACCAGGAGCGCGACGGCGCGCCGGTGTTGACCGCGATCGGCCGGGACCTCTCCCGCCTGCCGGTGGACCCGCGGATGGCGCGCATGCTGGTGGCGGGAAACCGCCTGGGCGTGCTCGACGACGTCACTGCGCTGGTGGCCGCCATGACCATCCAGGACGTGCGCGAGCGCCCCCTGGAGAAGCAGGCGCAGGCGGATCAGGCGCACGCTCGGTTCAAGGACGCCACCTCGGATTTTTTGAGCACCCTGAAACTGTGGGACTACATCAACGACTCCCGCGACGATCTGTCCGGCAACGCGTTTCGCAAACGCATGAAGGGTGAATACCTGCACTACATGCGCATCCGCGAGTGGTACGACCTGGTGCGCCAGCTGCGCGGGGTCTCCCGCCAGCTGGGCTGGTCGTCGAAGGACAAGGTCGTGGGCGCACGCGACGCCACCGGCATCCACAAGTCGATGCTGACGGGCCTGTTGTCCAATATCGGCGCCCGGGACGGCAACTCCAAGGAATTCAAGGGCGCCCGCGGCACCCGCTTTCTCGTCTTCCCCGGTTCCGCGCTGGCGAAGAAGCCGCCGGAGTTCCTCATGGCCGCCGAACTGGTGGAGACCTCCCGGCTGTGGGCGCGCGACGTCGCCGCCATCGAGCCCGCCTGGGTCGAAGAAGTCGCGGGGTCGCTGCTCAAGCACACTTACAGCGACCCGGTGTGGTCGCGTAAGCGGGCCGCCGCGATGGCGCACCAAAAATCCACGGTCTACGGCGTCACCGTCGTCGCCGACCGGCTGGTGCCCTACCACCGGGTGGACCCGGAGGCCGCCCGCGACATGTTCATCCGCCACGCCCTGATCGAAGGCGACTGGAACACCCACCACGAGTTCTACAAGCGCAACGTCGCCCGCCTGGAGGAAGTAGGCGAACTGGAGGAAAAGGCGCGCCGCCGCGGGCTGGTCGTCGACGAGGACACTCTCTTCGACTTCTACGACGACAAGCTGCCCGCCACCGTGACCACCGCCCGGCACTTCGATTCCTGGTGGAAGAAAGAAAAGGCCCGCAACCCGCAGCTGCTCGACTTCGACCCGGAGGCGCTGCTGGCCGAAGACGCCACCCAGGTCACCGGCGAAGCCTTCCCCGACACCTGGCGCACCGGATCCTTGACCTTCGATCTGACCTACCGCTTCGAACCCGGCCACCCCCAGGACGGCGTGACCGTCAACGTGCCGATCCCGCTGCTTGCCGGCATCGACGACGAAGGCTTCGACTGGCTGGTGCCCGGGCTGCGCGAAGAATTGGTCACCGAGCTGATCCGCTCGCTGCCCAAGGCCATCCGCCGGTCTGTGGTGCCGGCCCCGAACTTCGCCGAACGCGCCCTGCCCCTGCTTCACCCCTTCGACTCCCCCATCACGGAACAGTTGGCCGACGCGCTGCGCCAACTCGGCGGCAGCGGCATCAACGTCGGCGACTTCGCCGTCGACAAGCTGCCCGCCCACCTGCGGATGACGTACGCGGCGATCGACAAGCGCGGCAAAGTCGTCGACTCCGACAAGGATCTGGCCGCCCTCAAGCAACGCCAGGCCGGGCAGATCCGCTCTTCGGTGAGCAAGGTCGGGCGCAAAGCGGAGGCCACGGCCGTCAAGAACTGGACGCCCGAGAATCTGGGCGAGGTCCCGGAGGAGGTCAGCACCACGGTCGACGGCCACACCGTCGCCGCCTACCCGGCGTTGTCGGCCACCGCCGACGGCGTGGAAGTCAAGGTGTGGCCCACGAAGGCCGCCGCCGACGCCTCC from Corynebacterium maris DSM 45190 includes these protein-coding regions:
- a CDS encoding ICP22 family protein; translated protein: MSTPSHGGPDDPHDPDGHRPDSDNTGDGNGADPQPPEYPDGYPDYLSYPPTPHPEDRGGHPQDPARGYGGYDESGGYTQPGAFGQDPAAPQGYGGYGGYAGYGGYGGYQDPYGQSGYGAGPGAPEQGTGKIDVLRAVGWGFQTTFRNWKVWVMVILVFLALALVGAGVYFAVVMAQVAAIEAGEPIAGGGAGTVIFAVVVTIVSLAVWLCLIRGALHQIDTPQMGWRHFFRDVNVFPVILQQLLVGVVLSAVMLLPMLPMMLSLASVEQQPVSDEEAITAIVLPLLGGILGTLLLAVLITPFTMFMPYYLVERREKFFGSIAEGVKAAGRNYGRLVLYQVVVALVSGVLSMFTLGVGSLLLTPILILVTAHMYRQAAGGQVPAQV
- the hrpA gene encoding ATP-dependent RNA helicase HrpA gives rise to the protein MTTSDAVPTRDDLYAALDGVTLADERNFRRRLRKARAPKALSEIGAEITAAARRVTRVAEAIPSITYPEQLPVSDRRDDIAEAIDNNQVVIVAGETGSGKTTQIPKICLDLGRGRRGLIGHTQPRRLAARTVAERISEELGQKIGETVGYAIRFDDRVSPSTAVKLMTDGILLAEMQRDRFLNAYDTIIIDEAHERSLNIDFLLGYLKRLLPRRPDLKVIITSATIDPERFAEHFAAADGSPAPIIEVSGRTYPVEIRYRPLEAEVDGKLIDVDPLDGLCDAIEELMAEGSGDILCFFPGERDIRDAMEAIEGRRWRGVEVTPLFGRLSNQEQHRVFSPHSGRRIVLATNIAETSLTVPGIHYVVDTGTARISRYSTRTKVQRLPIEPISQASANQRSGRSGRVADGVAIRLYSEEDFESRPEFTDPEILRTNLASVILQMISLRLGDIEEFPFVQPPEQRAVRDGLALLHELGAIEPNQERDGAPVLTAIGRDLSRLPVDPRMARMLVAGNRLGVLDDVTALVAAMTIQDVRERPLEKQAQADQAHARFKDATSDFLSTLKLWDYINDSRDDLSGNAFRKRMKGEYLHYMRIREWYDLVRQLRGVSRQLGWSSKDKVVGARDATGIHKSMLTGLLSNIGARDGNSKEFKGARGTRFLVFPGSALAKKPPEFLMAAELVETSRLWARDVAAIEPAWVEEVAGSLLKHTYSDPVWSRKRAAAMAHQKSTVYGVTVVADRLVPYHRVDPEAARDMFIRHALIEGDWNTHHEFYKRNVARLEEVGELEEKARRRGLVVDEDTLFDFYDDKLPATVTTARHFDSWWKKEKARNPQLLDFDPEALLAEDATQVTGEAFPDTWRTGSLTFDLTYRFEPGHPQDGVTVNVPIPLLAGIDDEGFDWLVPGLREELVTELIRSLPKAIRRSVVPAPNFAERALPLLHPFDSPITEQLADALRQLGGSGINVGDFAVDKLPAHLRMTYAAIDKRGKVVDSDKDLAALKQRQAGQIRSSVSKVGRKAEATAVKNWTPENLGEVPEEVSTTVDGHTVAAYPALSATADGVEVKVWPTKAAADASMMTATLTLLMREITVNAKQMTKGLPLQQKVAVDNYPHGGADGLVEDARIAAIRDVMIAHGGPVRAPEEFDALKSKVAPEVPGEVRRAVVGLAPGLVLLSKVKDELAQWSGPAIDDMLAQLEFMLPKNAVTTHGIGHLRHLPRYLSAMQIRLEEMGLDPDKDADRQDEVGAVKSVLRARLKQLPEARAKSKAVRDIGWMIQEFRVSLFAQRLGTAHPVSARRIEKAIAKL